Proteins found in one Acinetobacter sp. XH1741 genomic segment:
- a CDS encoding fimbrial protein has product MKKLALIAALSVVGIANAQAADGTITINGLVTDKTCDIVTPAGKDFTVTLPTVSKQTLAAAGNVAGRTPFQIKLANCSEGKVATYFEPGATVDFNTGRLLNQDAAGAKNVNVQLLGSNNQVIPVLAAGANGAQANSQWVDVAAAGSADLNYYAEYYATGASTAGKVNTSVQYTIIYQ; this is encoded by the coding sequence ATGAAAAAACTTGCTTTGATCGCTGCTCTTTCAGTTGTAGGGATTGCGAACGCTCAAGCGGCTGATGGTACAATTACAATTAATGGTTTAGTAACAGACAAAACTTGTGACATCGTTACACCTGCTGGTAAAGATTTCACAGTTACTCTTCCAACTGTTTCTAAACAAACTTTAGCTGCTGCTGGAAACGTTGCTGGTCGTACTCCATTCCAAATCAAATTAGCTAACTGTTCAGAAGGTAAAGTTGCGACTTACTTTGAACCAGGTGCAACGGTTGACTTCAATACTGGTCGTTTACTTAACCAAGACGCTGCTGGTGCTAAAAACGTTAACGTTCAACTTTTAGGTAGCAACAACCAAGTAATTCCAGTTCTTGCTGCTGGTGCAAATGGCGCTCAAGCAAACTCTCAATGGGTTGACGTTGCAGCTGCTGGTAGTGCAGACCTTAACTACTATGCTGAATACTATGCAACTGGCGCTTCTACTGCTGGTAAAGTGAACACTTCTGTTCAATACACAATTATCTATCAATAA
- a CDS encoding fimbria/pilus periplasmic chaperone: MKLNSYNFLLGLAFASAVVAPASHAEIVIHGTRVIYPSDAREVTLQVSNNGSKPALVQAWIDEGDPKSTPDQSKVPFMIAPPISRVEATKSQTFRITALPTASQLNQKQETVLWLNVLDIPPRPTSKSSDATPDNFLQLAIRSRIKFFYRPASIKDDANLAADKLQWVKSGQNLMVKNPTPFHITMTSVYQKVGDKKVDLLPEGLMVKPFSDASVQLKNGNVQDMSFINVNDYGGRVEHAIKLQ; this comes from the coding sequence ATGAAATTGAACAGTTATAATTTTTTGTTAGGTTTGGCATTTGCTTCAGCGGTAGTCGCACCTGCCTCTCATGCAGAAATTGTAATTCATGGCACTCGTGTAATTTATCCATCAGATGCTCGTGAAGTTACGCTACAAGTTAGCAATAACGGTTCAAAACCAGCACTTGTCCAAGCTTGGATTGATGAAGGCGACCCAAAAAGTACTCCGGATCAATCAAAAGTTCCTTTTATGATTGCTCCTCCAATTTCTCGTGTTGAAGCAACAAAAAGTCAGACTTTTCGTATTACTGCTCTACCCACTGCTTCGCAGCTAAATCAAAAGCAAGAAACAGTTTTGTGGTTAAACGTTTTGGATATTCCTCCAAGACCAACTTCAAAGAGTTCAGATGCGACACCTGATAATTTTCTGCAATTAGCAATTCGTTCACGTATTAAATTCTTCTATCGTCCAGCTTCGATTAAAGATGACGCGAACTTAGCTGCAGATAAGCTTCAATGGGTTAAATCTGGTCAAAACTTAATGGTAAAAAATCCAACTCCTTTTCATATCACAATGACCTCTGTTTATCAGAAAGTGGGTGATAAAAAAGTTGATTTGTTACCTGAAGGGCTTATGGTTAAGCCTTTTTCTGATGCATCTGTTCAGCTTAAGAATGGCAATGTTCAGGATATGAGTTTTATTAATGTGAATGACTACGGTGGTCGAGTCGAACACGCAATAAAGCTTCAATAA
- a CDS encoding fimbria/pilus outer membrane usher protein, which produces MPKKGQESYKLLKRHICYYLASGVVTMTMPVFVHAEETAASAPVEAEFDSAFLIGDAKKVDISRFKYGNPVLPGEYNVDVYVNGQWFGKRRMVFKAVDPQQNAVTCFTGMNLLEYGVKQEVLSKHAPLQKENNTCYKIEEWVENAFYEFDNSRLRVDISIPQVALQKNAQGYVDPSVWDRGINAGFLSYNGSAYKTFTHSNDRNETSNAFMGITAGLNLGGWQLRHNGQWQWQDTPAENQSKSSYEETSTYLQRAFPKYRGVLTLGDSFTNGEVFDSYGYRGIDFSSDDRMLPNSMLGYAPRIRGNAKTNAKIEVRQQGQLIYQTTVAPGNFEINDLYPTGFGGEIEVTVIEANGEIQKFSVPYASVVQMLRPGVNRYSLTVGQFRDRDIDLNPWVVQGKYQQGINNYLTGYTGIQASENYTALLLGAAFATPIGAVAFDVTHSEADFEKQASQSGQSFRLSYSKLISPTNTNLTLAAYRYSTENFYKLRDALLIRDLEEKGINTYAAGRQRSEFQITLNQGLPEGWGNFYMVGSWVDYWNRSETTKQYQIGYSNNYHGLTYGLSAINRKVEYGASNQSRDTEYLMTLSFPLNFKKNSVNVNISASEDSRTVGASGMVGDRFSYGASMSHQDYTNPSFNVNGRYRTNYTTVGGSYSVADSYQQAMVSLSGSIVAHSQGILFGPEQGQTMVLVHAPDAAGAKVSNTVGLSINKAGYAVVPYVTPYRLNDITLDPQEMSSKVELEETSQRIAPFAGAIAKVDFATKTGYAVYINSKTVDGNSLPFAAQVFNQKDEAVGIVAQGSMIYLRTPLPQDRLYVKWGDESNERCSVEYNVSNQLQNKQQSVVMTEAVCK; this is translated from the coding sequence ATGCCAAAAAAAGGGCAAGAATCTTATAAATTATTAAAACGCCATATTTGTTATTACTTGGCTTCCGGTGTTGTTACAATGACAATGCCTGTATTCGTGCATGCCGAAGAAACGGCTGCGAGTGCGCCTGTCGAAGCTGAGTTTGATTCTGCTTTTTTAATTGGCGATGCAAAAAAAGTTGATATTTCTCGTTTTAAATATGGCAACCCTGTTTTACCTGGCGAATATAACGTTGACGTATATGTAAACGGTCAATGGTTTGGTAAACGTCGTATGGTGTTTAAAGCAGTAGATCCGCAACAAAATGCAGTGACTTGCTTTACAGGAATGAATCTTCTTGAGTACGGCGTTAAACAAGAGGTCTTGTCTAAACATGCTCCTCTTCAAAAAGAAAATAATACTTGCTACAAAATAGAAGAATGGGTAGAAAACGCATTTTATGAGTTTGATAACTCTCGTTTACGCGTAGATATTTCAATCCCTCAAGTCGCATTGCAAAAAAATGCCCAAGGTTATGTCGACCCAAGTGTTTGGGATCGTGGTATTAATGCAGGCTTTTTATCTTATAACGGTAGTGCCTATAAAACGTTTACTCATTCTAATGATAGAAATGAAACGTCTAATGCATTTATGGGTATTACGGCTGGACTAAATTTAGGTGGCTGGCAATTACGTCACAATGGTCAATGGCAATGGCAAGATACCCCTGCTGAAAATCAGTCTAAATCGAGTTATGAAGAAACCAGTACTTATTTACAGCGTGCATTCCCGAAATATCGTGGTGTTTTAACACTTGGTGATAGCTTTACAAACGGCGAAGTATTTGACTCTTATGGTTACCGTGGTATCGATTTCTCAAGTGATGATCGAATGTTGCCAAATAGTATGCTGGGTTATGCTCCGCGTATTCGTGGTAATGCTAAAACCAATGCAAAAATTGAAGTTCGTCAGCAAGGCCAACTTATTTATCAAACAACCGTTGCACCGGGTAACTTTGAAATTAACGACTTGTACCCTACTGGTTTCGGTGGCGAGATTGAAGTTACTGTTATCGAAGCGAATGGGGAAATACAAAAATTCTCTGTACCGTATGCATCTGTTGTACAGATGTTACGTCCTGGTGTAAACCGTTATTCACTTACCGTGGGTCAATTCCGTGATCGTGACATTGATCTTAATCCATGGGTAGTTCAAGGTAAATATCAACAAGGTATTAATAACTATTTAACGGGCTATACTGGAATTCAAGCTTCTGAAAATTATACAGCTTTATTGCTGGGTGCTGCTTTTGCAACACCTATTGGCGCTGTTGCATTTGACGTTACGCATTCTGAAGCTGACTTTGAAAAGCAAGCTTCACAGTCTGGGCAAAGTTTCCGTTTAAGCTATAGTAAATTAATTTCACCAACAAATACGAACTTAACACTCGCAGCTTATCGTTATTCGACAGAGAACTTCTATAAATTACGCGATGCCCTACTTATTCGTGATTTAGAAGAGAAAGGTATTAATACTTATGCTGCGGGTCGCCAACGTAGTGAATTCCAAATTACCTTAAACCAAGGACTTCCTGAAGGTTGGGGTAACTTCTATATGGTTGGTTCATGGGTTGATTATTGGAACCGTAGTGAAACCACTAAACAATATCAAATTGGTTATAGCAACAATTACCACGGTTTAACATACGGCTTATCTGCAATTAACCGTAAAGTTGAATACGGCGCAAGTAATCAGTCACGTGATACTGAATACCTAATGACATTATCTTTCCCACTGAACTTTAAAAAGAATTCAGTCAATGTCAACATTAGTGCATCTGAAGATAGCCGTACAGTGGGTGCAAGTGGCATGGTGGGCGATCGCTTTAGTTATGGTGCTTCTATGTCGCATCAAGACTATACAAATCCATCATTTAACGTAAATGGTCGTTATCGTACTAACTACACAACTGTTGGTGGCTCTTATAGCGTAGCAGATTCTTACCAACAAGCGATGGTGAGCTTAAGTGGTAGCATTGTTGCTCACTCACAAGGTATTTTGTTTGGGCCAGAACAAGGTCAAACGATGGTACTGGTGCATGCACCTGATGCAGCTGGAGCAAAAGTGAGCAATACGGTTGGTCTAAGCATCAATAAAGCAGGTTATGCGGTAGTTCCATATGTTACTCCATACCGTCTTAATGACATCACGCTTGACCCACAAGAAATGTCTAGCAAAGTAGAACTTGAAGAAACGAGTCAACGTATTGCCCCATTTGCTGGTGCAATTGCTAAAGTAGACTTTGCAACTAAAACTGGCTATGCAGTTTATATTAATAGTAAAACTGTAGATGGCAACAGCTTACCGTTTGCAGCACAAGTCTTTAACCAAAAAGACGAAGCTGTAGGTATTGTTGCACAAGGTAGTATGATTTACTTACGTACCCCACTACCTCAAGATCGACTCTATGTAAAATGGGGCGACGAAAGCAATGAGCGTTGTTCGGTTGAGTACAATGTAAGTAACCAGTTGCAAAACAAGCAACAAAGTGTGGTAATGACGGAGGCTGTCTGCAAATGA
- a CDS encoding fimbrial protein, with amino-acid sequence MKRILLTGALFTAGFGVYGEANASCVIVNYQPNDVRMAVGRVVVRPSDPVGAVLRKATFPITSSGTQAVYCDSRDSVVAQLTQAYPLSSLGNSIYTTNIPGIGIRLYREADNSTNFSGYYPYERGGISGTRYLASGYFVVEIIKIATQTGSGTLVPGRYSSYYVRGYPNQPFLTSTVDANAITIASSSCEIQGNINKVVQLPTVTKAGFKGIGSTQGEQTFDMNILCNGGINPTGYEEKNLISLTYDFTQDGTNNQVLANTAAASEKANGVGVQLLWNYQNKNQVIKKGDKLALGTLSSNQTLQYNVPMTARYYQTATNVTPGKVRAMATVTIEYD; translated from the coding sequence ATGAAAAGAATATTATTAACGGGTGCTCTATTTACCGCTGGTTTTGGTGTGTATGGTGAAGCAAATGCTTCATGCGTTATCGTTAATTACCAACCAAATGATGTTCGTATGGCCGTAGGGCGTGTTGTTGTACGCCCTAGCGACCCAGTGGGTGCAGTTTTAAGAAAAGCGACTTTTCCTATTACCAGTAGCGGTACGCAAGCGGTGTATTGTGATAGTAGGGATAGTGTAGTTGCTCAATTAACACAAGCTTACCCCTTAAGTTCCTTAGGCAATAGCATTTATACCACCAATATTCCTGGTATTGGTATTCGTCTATACCGTGAAGCAGACAATAGTACCAATTTTTCTGGTTATTACCCTTATGAACGTGGTGGTATTTCTGGTACTCGTTATTTGGCATCAGGTTATTTTGTAGTAGAAATTATTAAGATTGCTACGCAAACCGGCTCTGGGACCTTAGTACCAGGCAGATATAGTAGCTATTATGTTCGTGGCTACCCAAATCAACCTTTCTTAACAAGTACTGTTGATGCTAATGCAATTACCATTGCTTCGTCTTCATGTGAAATCCAAGGTAATATTAATAAAGTTGTACAGCTACCGACCGTTACAAAAGCCGGATTTAAAGGCATTGGTTCAACTCAAGGTGAACAAACTTTTGATATGAACATTCTCTGTAATGGTGGTATCAACCCTACTGGCTATGAAGAGAAAAACCTTATTAGTTTGACTTACGACTTTACACAAGACGGAACAAACAATCAGGTTTTAGCAAATACAGCTGCTGCTTCTGAAAAAGCAAATGGTGTGGGCGTTCAACTTTTATGGAATTATCAAAATAAAAATCAGGTCATTAAAAAAGGTGACAAATTAGCCTTAGGTACATTGTCATCTAATCAGACACTTCAATATAACGTACCGATGACTGCGCGCTATTATCAAACAGCAACTAATGTGACACCTGGTAAAGTTCGTGCCATGGCAACTGTAACTATTGAATATGATTAA
- a CDS encoding DUF4882 domain-containing protein, which produces MKKIGIVAVSAITLCWAMYEVSSDNTNPVQRNELGQKAVTKNFSASAKNEKFATQMLLAQTKTINSSPVCQYHFDATQEDYDLWNSEHPDYFPMKIFSVINGQKFSSPVNSRLENEYGYVDYMARSKASLNLANDIGDFSIPNTGIIAFEMELKVPTVKVGNSSYISNIDFTGVTNNGYTVRSNYGFHTGTYDPDFGENPPTLNYSVAYRLSDNSGPDHPYFKSQNMINNTNEYQRLGIYINQNTKQVGFILNGVDQGYQSNLPAPLANIRFYVMSGIAIYSDQLFGQELSNELITDRNALQFNYPQGTTDMCGNAI; this is translated from the coding sequence ATGAAAAAAATAGGTATAGTTGCTGTTAGTGCAATTACATTATGCTGGGCCATGTATGAAGTATCTTCTGATAATACCAATCCAGTACAACGTAATGAGTTAGGCCAAAAAGCAGTAACTAAGAACTTTTCAGCTAGTGCAAAAAACGAAAAATTTGCAACTCAAATGCTGTTAGCTCAAACCAAAACTATTAACTCTTCCCCAGTCTGCCAATATCACTTTGATGCGACTCAAGAAGATTATGATCTATGGAATAGTGAGCATCCTGATTATTTTCCTATGAAAATCTTTTCAGTAATCAATGGACAAAAATTTAGCTCTCCAGTGAATTCTAGGCTAGAAAATGAGTATGGCTATGTAGATTATATGGCTAGAAGTAAAGCTAGTCTTAACTTGGCTAATGATATTGGAGATTTCTCTATACCTAATACGGGTATTATTGCCTTTGAAATGGAGCTTAAAGTCCCAACAGTAAAAGTTGGTAACTCTTCCTATATCTCTAATATTGATTTTACTGGCGTAACAAATAATGGTTATACCGTTAGATCAAATTACGGATTTCATACCGGAACTTATGATCCAGATTTTGGTGAGAACCCTCCTACTTTAAATTATTCTGTAGCTTATCGACTGAGTGATAATAGTGGACCTGATCATCCATACTTCAAAAGCCAAAACATGATAAATAATACCAATGAATACCAACGTTTAGGCATCTACATCAACCAGAACACTAAACAGGTCGGCTTTATTTTAAATGGTGTTGATCAAGGCTATCAGTCTAATTTACCTGCTCCACTTGCGAATATACGTTTTTATGTCATGAGTGGTATAGCAATATATTCTGATCAACTCTTTGGACAAGAGTTATCTAATGAACTCATTACTGACCGAAATGCGCTACAGTTTAACTACCCTCAAGGCACAACTGACATGTGCGGTAATGCAATTTAA